The proteins below come from a single Methanospirillum lacunae genomic window:
- a CDS encoding chemotaxis protein CheC, with the protein MSDLDAYRSLYVAESRENHESIVSNLLILEQGTDSHAIDEIFRSAHSLKGMSASMGFMHMEEICHALEDVFSQIRSGNLHVSQALMDDLLAGVDDIESMIDDIEAGGEGLLEHRDARVSALKAWLSGSSPSTVEKKEPVIPDSGTEVEPAGDMYENPAYESYDQAGNAEYKLHIELSSEVDSINLRSMLILQNLESIGSISAISPSRTVVEDDPSFNGIIDLTFVTNAGKAAVETILAISDIRSSSLSEEVSPQKKESVEPVPDFEHASRYAIHVELSPSVDSKNLRAMLLLQNLESHGALTNISPRREVIEDSGTFSGIFDFELTSSDFSEEGIKSFLKGSDIKSSSVSLIQDVSDPILSGSGIEEHQNGTLAPSRISAGEKVEKKREVKNIRVDIDRLDHMMNLVEDLVINRGRLEQIAQEYKIKELDETLNMVGRSVADLQVMMMDIRMIPLNHIFNRFPRTVRDIATKEGKEVDFIVEGGETELDRSVMDGLNDPLLHLIRNGLDHGIEPPDVRIRNGKNPKGTLKLSASRDKDNVVIVIEDDGAGINQEKIKKKALERGLATEEALAAMSESEINDLLFLPGFSTADKITDISGRGVGLDVVRTTIASLQGTIKLESVFGQGSRFELVLPPTMAIVMVMMIRINNRRCAIPITNVAEVASLAAFPIQNIGHGEGILMRDEIIVLYRLDDMFGRSKSEEVIVVLQNQNRKGAVIADLIEGQQEVVIKPLSKFVGTCDGVSGVTIPGDGEVVPVLDVKAILREGSGQKSAKKNSGKRVKKVMKNNVIADGEHLITDIQADELRELGNIGASHAATTLSTILNTLISIHVPEIILVQLQNLRYYLDDTEAAMVVFQIQGQLVGNGYIIIHIPKESIIRLTSIMLGQSASDREIDDMDKSALHEIGNIMTSSFLDACATLLSIIMIPSPPSMVIDMPHAALQSIIATQEIDENVDEVVLFKTELQCAEYNISANIILLPSKGLLNELFARMDSVISTSG; encoded by the coding sequence ATGTCAGATCTTGATGCATACCGGAGTCTGTATGTTGCTGAATCGCGGGAGAATCATGAAAGTATTGTTAGTAATCTCCTGATTCTTGAACAGGGGACCGACTCTCACGCCATTGATGAGATCTTCCGGTCTGCGCACTCACTCAAGGGTATGTCTGCTTCTATGGGATTTATGCACATGGAGGAGATCTGTCATGCACTTGAAGATGTATTCTCCCAGATCCGTAGTGGCAATCTGCATGTGAGTCAGGCTCTCATGGATGATCTGCTTGCTGGTGTTGATGATATCGAGTCAATGATCGATGACATCGAAGCTGGTGGGGAGGGGCTTTTAGAGCATCGGGATGCGCGTGTCTCTGCGTTAAAAGCATGGTTGTCCGGGTCATCTCCTTCAACAGTGGAGAAGAAGGAACCAGTAATACCTGATTCTGGAACTGAAGTTGAACCTGCCGGGGATATGTATGAAAATCCGGCATACGAATCATATGATCAGGCAGGAAACGCGGAGTACAAACTTCATATTGAACTCTCATCTGAAGTGGACAGTATAAACCTGCGCTCAATGTTGATCCTTCAGAACCTGGAGAGTATTGGAAGTATATCAGCAATTTCTCCATCAAGAACTGTTGTTGAAGATGATCCCTCATTTAATGGCATTATTGATCTTACCTTTGTTACTAATGCAGGAAAAGCGGCAGTAGAAACAATCCTTGCAATTTCAGATATCAGATCATCTTCACTGTCAGAGGAGGTTTCTCCACAGAAAAAAGAAAGTGTGGAACCAGTACCCGACTTTGAACATGCAAGCAGGTATGCGATACATGTTGAGCTCTCTCCGAGTGTAGACTCAAAAAATCTGAGGGCCATGCTTCTTTTGCAGAATCTTGAGTCACACGGTGCCCTTACAAATATCTCTCCGAGGCGTGAAGTCATTGAAGATAGCGGTACCTTTTCTGGAATTTTCGATTTTGAATTAACCAGTTCAGACTTTTCTGAAGAGGGGATCAAATCATTTTTGAAAGGGTCTGATATCAAAAGTTCTTCTGTCTCCCTGATACAGGATGTATCAGATCCCATTCTTTCTGGATCAGGAATTGAGGAGCACCAGAATGGAACCCTTGCTCCTTCACGTATTTCTGCAGGAGAAAAGGTTGAGAAGAAGCGTGAAGTCAAGAATATCAGGGTTGATATTGATCGTCTCGATCACATGATGAACCTGGTTGAGGATCTGGTGATCAACCGTGGCAGACTTGAACAGATAGCCCAGGAATACAAGATAAAGGAACTGGATGAGACTCTCAACATGGTCGGGAGGTCGGTGGCTGACCTTCAGGTTATGATGATGGACATCAGGATGATTCCACTCAACCATATTTTCAACAGGTTTCCACGAACCGTTCGTGATATTGCTACCAAGGAGGGGAAAGAGGTTGATTTCATCGTCGAAGGTGGTGAAACTGAACTTGACCGCAGCGTAATGGATGGTCTCAATGATCCCCTCCTTCACCTTATCAGAAATGGGCTCGATCATGGGATAGAGCCTCCTGATGTTCGTATTCGAAATGGGAAAAATCCTAAAGGGACTCTGAAACTCTCTGCCTCCCGTGATAAGGATAACGTGGTCATCGTCATTGAGGATGATGGTGCGGGTATCAACCAGGAAAAGATTAAAAAGAAAGCACTTGAGCGTGGTTTAGCCACTGAAGAGGCACTCGCAGCCATGTCTGAATCGGAGATCAACGATCTCCTCTTCCTTCCTGGTTTCTCTACAGCTGATAAGATCACTGATATCAGTGGCAGGGGAGTCGGACTAGATGTAGTCAGAACAACCATTGCCTCTCTCCAGGGGACAATCAAACTGGAGTCGGTATTTGGCCAGGGAAGTCGGTTTGAACTTGTCCTTCCACCGACTATGGCAATCGTCATGGTGATGATGATCAGGATCAACAACCGCAGGTGTGCGATCCCCATCACTAATGTGGCAGAAGTGGCAAGTCTTGCTGCCTTCCCTATCCAGAACATTGGTCATGGAGAAGGCATACTGATGCGCGATGAGATCATCGTTCTTTACAGGCTTGATGATATGTTTGGCAGGTCAAAGAGCGAAGAAGTCATCGTGGTTCTGCAGAACCAGAACCGGAAGGGAGCCGTCATCGCTGATCTGATAGAGGGACAGCAGGAAGTTGTCATTAAGCCCCTCTCGAAATTTGTAGGTACCTGCGATGGTGTGAGCGGGGTTACTATTCCCGGAGACGGGGAAGTTGTACCTGTTCTTGATGTAAAAGCGATACTCCGGGAAGGTTCTGGTCAGAAATCTGCGAAGAAGAATTCAGGTAAAAGGGTGAAGAAGGTTATGAAGAACAATGTGATTGCTGATGGAGAGCATCTTATAACTGATATTCAGGCTGATGAACTGCGTGAACTAGGCAATATCGGTGCTTCTCATGCAGCTACCACACTCTCAACTATACTGAACACCCTCATTTCGATTCATGTACCTGAAATTATACTGGTACAACTTCAGAACCTCCGCTATTACCTGGATGACACCGAAGCAGCGATGGTGGTATTTCAGATTCAGGGGCAACTAGTTGGGAACGGTTATATTATCATACATATTCCCAAGGAATCAATTATCAGGCTGACAAGCATCATGCTTGGTCAGAGTGCCTCTGACAGGGAAATCGATGATATGGATAAGAGTGCCCTGCATGAGATAGGTAATATCATGACCTCCTCGTTCCTTGATGCTTGTGCAACCCTGCTCTCAATTATCATGATCCCGTCACCTCCATCGATGGTTATTGACATGCCTCATGCAGCACTTCAGTCAATTATTGCAACCCAGGAGATTGATGAAAATGTGGACGAAGTGGTTTTATTCAAGACTGAACTTCAGTGTGCTGAGTATAACATTAGTGCAAATATAATCCTGCTTCCCAGTAAAGGGCTTCTCAATGAGTTATTTGCACGAATGGATAGTGTGATTTCCACCTCTGGATAA
- a CDS encoding CheF family chemotaxis protein: MAEVPVKLEKGGSWVTSKIEIAKDSLILKDPYNLEISFRSIVDLQLRGQVDILIVTGADKSEKTYKIASVEKVLQVLNKKIIMACNAYRLMAHFMSPAIRGGVLVTNAKWEKGAIAVLKTGIWFVSQEKMICVPLKEVASLELTKRELQHKKLDVVKVDHLENSEVVTSFVLCPLSTLQVLYNFLRDATKDMDMKGSELDQLDAQTAQVAMLIYSGMDTKSIENMLSLSAKELDVIYDTLLKLKLVDVVMIRKEVQLTPKGVRYITDALKPPA; this comes from the coding sequence ATGGCAGAAGTTCCGGTAAAATTGGAGAAAGGGGGTTCCTGGGTTACATCAAAGATCGAGATAGCCAAGGATAGTCTAATCCTCAAGGATCCTTATAATCTTGAGATCTCCTTCCGGAGTATCGTTGATCTCCAATTACGTGGTCAGGTAGACATCCTGATAGTAACAGGTGCAGATAAATCTGAAAAAACATACAAGATCGCCTCGGTCGAGAAAGTTCTGCAGGTTCTGAATAAAAAGATCATTATGGCCTGCAATGCTTACCGACTGATGGCACACTTTATGTCGCCCGCAATCAGAGGTGGGGTTCTGGTCACGAATGCAAAGTGGGAAAAAGGAGCTATTGCAGTTCTCAAGACTGGAATCTGGTTTGTGAGCCAGGAGAAGATGATCTGTGTTCCTCTTAAAGAGGTCGCAAGCCTTGAGTTGACCAAGCGGGAACTGCAGCATAAGAAACTTGATGTCGTAAAGGTTGATCACCTCGAAAACAGTGAGGTGGTGACTTCATTTGTTCTTTGCCCACTATCAACACTTCAGGTGCTGTATAATTTCCTTCGTGATGCAACCAAAGATATGGACATGAAGGGTTCAGAACTGGATCAACTTGATGCCCAGACTGCCCAGGTTGCTATGCTTATCTATAGTGGGATGGACACAAAATCCATTGAAAATATGTTGAGTCTTTCTGCCAAAGAACTGGATGTAATCTACGATACTCTTCTGAAGCTGAAACTTGTTGATGTGGTGATGATCCGTAAAGAAGTTCAACTCACCCCAAAAGGTGTCAGATACATAACTGATGCATTGAAACCACCAGCATAA
- the flaJ gene encoding archaellar assembly protein FlaJ yields MFESLLDRIRQSNNGTIPFEGTVLAFRAKLFKFFVEDKMMGSDLLFMLTYMAAIITANASRPEIFAYTGARREYVSTKYIHRADILVKRWGYSYVEALVNVAKKIENEMLFSMVNRYANAIESGVPDEDFLTRELDTIRNVYRSTYEQGLEMLKKWGDAYVSMLFSGSLVGIIIMVSIAIYAPENVQGTLSVSYLIIFSISVLGITTMYKAVPGDPKTHGLSQGSPEQNMIHRMERKVVPILAVIVLLLLLLGMNYGLILMLIGMLLFPLGVIGFIDDGNITLRDAEFPTFIRSVGAIQGGKGTTMAPALADIDKKSLKYLEPLVNGVYTKLNLGLSDKQSWQRFINDSGSYLIYKYLNIYRDSIQIGGKADKIGEIVSSSMLDQVLLREHRHTLSMGFIVLLVPMHAMMVGIFLFLFHILVTMSDAITAKMATLGETSAALTAGQGASIASAVSGSLFVFANFDAKVIGTYVVITITMLTIANIFAGKVVYGGDRSLIYFFASLLCATTGIIYIIAPIMIGIFFKIPTFEGV; encoded by the coding sequence GTGTTTGAGAGTCTTTTAGATCGGATACGGCAGTCAAATAACGGTACTATCCCGTTCGAAGGGACAGTGCTTGCGTTTAGGGCCAAATTGTTCAAGTTTTTTGTTGAAGACAAGATGATGGGCTCTGATCTGCTCTTCATGCTCACCTACATGGCTGCGATTATAACCGCAAATGCGTCCCGCCCTGAGATCTTTGCATATACTGGGGCACGTCGTGAGTATGTTTCAACAAAATATATTCATCGTGCAGATATCCTTGTCAAACGGTGGGGGTACAGTTATGTTGAAGCATTGGTTAACGTAGCAAAAAAGATCGAGAATGAGATGCTCTTCTCAATGGTAAATCGGTATGCAAATGCAATTGAGTCCGGTGTTCCTGATGAAGATTTCCTGACCCGGGAACTTGATACCATTCGGAATGTGTACCGTTCAACGTATGAGCAGGGGCTTGAAATGCTAAAGAAGTGGGGTGATGCTTATGTTTCAATGCTCTTTTCAGGTTCTTTAGTTGGGATCATTATCATGGTCTCAATAGCTATCTATGCTCCTGAAAATGTTCAGGGAACTTTGTCAGTCTCATATCTCATCATATTTTCAATATCGGTGCTTGGAATCACCACGATGTATAAAGCAGTTCCTGGTGATCCTAAAACTCATGGTCTCTCTCAAGGCTCTCCTGAACAGAATATGATTCATCGAATGGAACGCAAGGTTGTACCGATACTTGCTGTTATTGTTCTCCTTCTCCTGTTGCTTGGGATGAACTACGGACTTATTCTCATGCTCATCGGGATGTTACTCTTTCCGCTTGGTGTTATCGGGTTCATTGATGATGGTAATATTACCCTCAGAGATGCAGAGTTTCCTACTTTTATTCGCAGTGTCGGTGCAATCCAGGGTGGAAAAGGGACAACAATGGCGCCAGCCTTGGCAGATATTGATAAAAAGTCCCTGAAATACCTGGAACCATTAGTCAACGGTGTTTATACTAAGTTAAATCTTGGTCTCAGTGATAAACAGAGTTGGCAGCGCTTTATCAATGATAGCGGGAGTTATCTGATCTATAAATATCTGAATATCTATCGTGATTCTATCCAGATTGGAGGGAAAGCTGATAAAATTGGTGAAATTGTCAGTTCTTCCATGCTTGATCAGGTTCTACTGCGTGAACACCGGCATACATTGTCTATGGGTTTTATTGTTCTTCTGGTTCCTATGCATGCAATGATGGTTGGGATCTTTCTCTTTCTCTTTCATATCCTCGTAACAATGTCTGATGCAATTACAGCAAAAATGGCTACGCTTGGAGAAACTAGTGCAGCGTTAACTGCTGGTCAGGGAGCGTCGATAGCCTCAGCAGTTTCAGGAAGTCTTTTTGTATTTGCAAATTTTGATGCTAAAGTAATCGGAACATATGTGGTAATTACCATAACCATGTTAACAATAGCCAATATATTTGCCGGAAAAGTAGTATACGGGGGAGATAGGTCTCTAATTTACTTTTTCGCCAGTCTTCTTTGTGCAACAACTGGAATAATCTATATAATCGCCCCGATCATGATCGGAATCTTCTTCAAGATTCCCACCTTTGAAGGAGTATAA
- a CDS encoding response regulator, whose amino-acid sequence MGRILIVDDTLFMRTLLKNILSAGGHEIVGEAEDGDIGVNKYRDLKPDLVTMDVVMPKMNGIEALKAIKTLDTNAKVIMCTAVGQEQMVKLAIKSGARGYIVKPFQAPKVLEEIANVLGAS is encoded by the coding sequence ATGGGAAGAATCCTCATTGTCGATGATACCCTCTTTATGCGGACATTATTAAAGAATATCCTCTCTGCCGGTGGACACGAGATTGTGGGAGAGGCAGAGGATGGAGATATTGGTGTGAACAAGTACCGGGATCTTAAACCAGATCTCGTTACCATGGATGTAGTCATGCCAAAAATGAATGGAATTGAGGCCTTGAAAGCAATCAAGACTCTCGATACCAACGCCAAAGTCATTATGTGTACGGCAGTTGGTCAGGAACAGATGGTAAAACTGGCGATCAAAAGTGGCGCCAGAGGATACATTGTAAAGCCATTCCAGGCTCCCAAAGTCCTTGAGGAGATCGCCAACGTTCTTGGTGCATCCTAA
- a CDS encoding chemotaxis protein CheD, with product MTTPPVFTRDQKDLVIIGIGEWSVGNTVMTSIGLGSCVGLILHDEEKKIGGLAHVMLPKSSGKPGEREGKYADTAVTILLQNLAGKGCKSSSLKAKLAGGASMFQNFSGNLNIGERNVDALRDLLKANSIPIIKEDIGGTVGRTITYFPREGGRLVIRQADGATREI from the coding sequence ATGACAACGCCGCCGGTATTTACACGGGATCAGAAAGATCTGGTCATCATAGGCATTGGTGAGTGGTCGGTAGGTAATACTGTGATGACTTCTATTGGTCTTGGGTCATGCGTAGGGTTGATCCTTCATGATGAAGAGAAAAAGATTGGTGGACTTGCCCATGTTATGCTCCCTAAGTCAAGTGGTAAACCTGGTGAGCGTGAGGGAAAGTATGCTGATACTGCGGTTACTATCCTTCTACAGAATCTTGCAGGGAAGGGGTGCAAAAGTTCTTCCTTAAAGGCAAAACTTGCAGGAGGTGCATCGATGTTTCAGAATTTTTCAGGTAATCTTAACATTGGCGAGCGAAATGTAGATGCCCTTCGTGATCTTCTCAAAGCAAATTCGATACCAATTATAAAGGAGGATATTGGTGGGACAGTAGGTCGCACGATTACCTATTTTCCAAGAGAGGGTGGCCGTCTTGTTATTCGGCAGGCTGATGGAGCAACCCGGGAAATTTAA
- a CDS encoding chemotaxis protein CheC: MDTANRRELKNLLRRGEDALLRHDYERASTYFRRAYTTDPGNITAITNLGYVYARMGRFSHAQKCFITALDIDPDNQVARKNLSLLMSPEKERRPPSSPQVRGRPAEEIFLRYLEWGNLQMKQGNYYAAIQYFKQASRIHPDFIEPHLKIGLSYEELQEWAAAAGAFTDALDIFPKDPIALEHLDKCRGMNNDDSQRNSENEASIESSTKAMDEVRQKSEEYNQPPDLLQKMEMPTTSDKTPSKTEDLAPEKPKSEDDVIRAILNQYSDLISSGKSSDKGQKDQTGEHIPEEEKPGTSEPPVTPVVSKKQPPVSSDDMVSSILMQYQDDIADESQSTSPASEPESSDKGQKNQTGEHIPEEEKPETSEPPVTPVVSKKQPPVSSDDMVSSILMQYQDDIADESQPTPPASETASSEKDQVPYTGDAPLSGEKMDINQAQSSGIRVDLNDNQKDALRELGNIGASHAATTLSTMLNTPIMLNVPEINITDFEHINTEIAQENSAMAIFTMEGQMAKAGYVILHVPRESVVLMTGIMLGMPDDPGRELNEMDESAITEIGNIMVSAFLDGTAELLGIIMLPSPPRTIFDLPKKVFDLIIAESNIRYDNVVFFRTELICDEHELNLNIFMLPNPPVLQEIVRMLEKIIEDSAQGK, from the coding sequence ATGGACACCGCTAATAGGCGTGAACTTAAAAATCTTCTCAGGCGGGGGGAGGATGCTCTTCTTCGACATGACTACGAGCGGGCGTCAACATATTTCAGGCGGGCATACACCACAGATCCGGGAAATATTACAGCCATTACAAACCTGGGATATGTATATGCAAGAATGGGCCGATTCTCCCACGCACAGAAGTGTTTTATCACAGCATTGGATATTGATCCCGACAACCAGGTAGCAAGAAAGAACTTAAGCCTCCTGATGAGTCCGGAGAAAGAGAGACGACCGCCATCTTCACCACAGGTGCGGGGACGGCCGGCAGAGGAGATTTTTCTCAGGTACCTCGAGTGGGGAAACCTGCAGATGAAACAAGGTAACTATTACGCTGCAATCCAGTATTTTAAACAAGCGAGTAGAATTCATCCTGATTTTATCGAACCACATCTGAAGATCGGACTTAGTTATGAAGAACTTCAGGAATGGGCAGCTGCTGCAGGAGCTTTTACTGATGCCCTGGATATTTTTCCAAAAGACCCCATCGCACTTGAGCACTTAGATAAATGTAGGGGAATGAATAATGATGATTCTCAAAGAAATTCAGAGAATGAAGCATCAATAGAATCATCTACCAAGGCAATGGATGAAGTCAGGCAGAAATCTGAAGAATATAATCAGCCACCAGATTTATTACAGAAGATGGAGATGCCAACTACTTCTGACAAAACTCCATCCAAAACTGAAGATCTGGCACCGGAAAAACCTAAATCAGAAGATGATGTAATCCGGGCAATTCTTAATCAGTACAGTGATCTTATTAGTTCGGGAAAATCTTCAGACAAAGGGCAAAAAGACCAAACCGGCGAACATATACCTGAAGAGGAAAAACCTGGAACATCAGAACCACCGGTTACGCCAGTTGTATCAAAAAAACAGCCACCGGTCAGTAGTGATGACATGGTCAGCAGTATATTGATGCAGTACCAGGATGATATTGCTGATGAGAGTCAGTCTACATCCCCCGCTTCTGAACCTGAGTCTTCAGACAAAGGGCAAAAAAATCAGACTGGCGAACATATACCTGAAGAGGAAAAACCTGAAACGTCAGAACCACCGGTTACGCCAGTTGTGTCAAAAAAACAGCCACCGGTCAGTAGCGATGACATGGTCAGCAGTATATTGATGCAGTACCAGGATGATATTGCTGATGAGAGTCAGCCTACACCCCCTGCTTCTGAAACTGCGTCTTCAGAGAAGGATCAGGTACCATATACCGGCGATGCACCTTTGAGTGGAGAGAAGATGGACATAAATCAGGCACAATCCAGTGGAATCAGGGTCGATCTAAATGATAATCAGAAAGATGCTCTGCGTGAACTTGGAAACATCGGAGCATCCCATGCAGCAACTACCCTCTCCACGATGCTGAATACCCCTATTATGCTTAATGTTCCAGAGATCAACATCACTGACTTTGAGCATATTAATACTGAAATTGCCCAGGAAAATTCTGCTATGGCCATATTTACCATGGAAGGGCAGATGGCCAAGGCAGGATATGTAATCCTGCACGTTCCCCGGGAATCAGTTGTGTTGATGACTGGTATCATGCTGGGTATGCCTGACGATCCAGGGCGCGAACTCAACGAGATGGACGAGAGTGCTATCACTGAAATCGGAAATATCATGGTGTCAGCATTTCTGGACGGGACAGCAGAATTACTGGGAATCATTATGCTTCCCTCTCCCCCAAGAACAATATTTGACCTTCCTAAAAAAGTCTTTGACCTGATTATTGCAGAAAGTAATATTCGATATGATAATGTTGTCTTTTTCAGAACCGAACTAATCTGTGATGAACATGAACTTAATCTCAACATCTTCATGCTTCCAAACCCTCCGGTTCTTCAGGAGATCGTAAGAATGCTTGAGAAAATTATTGAAGACTCTGCACAAGGAAAATAA
- the cheB gene encoding chemotaxis-specific protein-glutamate methyltransferase CheB, with protein MIRVLIIDDSLFIRTVVQDMLADDTEIQVVGVASDGIEALEKIRELKPDLITLDIEMPKLDGIGVLERKREFSPFPRTLMLSSLTSEGAEMTKKAMSLGADDFMLKPRGIKNIREIGAELKSKIKNICTIAYVTSKPASRDEIAKNIVLIGSSAGGPPMLDVVVSNLPADLNAAVIITQHMPKGGFTAALAARLDRISPLRIKETENGDILKRGMVFISKAGYHTIVSSYLDKGGIQGGKIVHADSPPVHNVKPAVDKTFVSAAQVFGGRSVSAILSGMGNDGGEGTEAIKKAGGVTIVCRQEDCLVYGMARSALQREAVDHVLPLKNIPGKIEDFVKSISG; from the coding sequence ATGATTCGGGTTCTCATCATCGACGACTCTCTCTTCATCAGAACAGTGGTACAGGATATGCTGGCTGACGACACTGAAATTCAGGTCGTCGGGGTTGCTTCAGATGGTATAGAGGCCCTTGAGAAGATTCGTGAGTTAAAACCAGATCTCATCACGCTTGATATTGAGATGCCCAAGCTTGATGGGATCGGTGTGCTGGAGAGAAAACGTGAATTTTCACCATTTCCCCGCACTCTCATGTTGAGTTCTCTCACCTCTGAAGGTGCTGAAATGACCAAGAAGGCGATGTCTCTAGGTGCTGATGATTTCATGCTAAAACCCCGGGGAATTAAAAATATCCGGGAGATTGGCGCTGAACTGAAATCAAAAATTAAAAACATCTGCACCATCGCCTATGTAACATCAAAACCAGCATCGAGAGATGAGATAGCAAAAAATATCGTTCTTATTGGGTCTTCAGCAGGAGGGCCTCCAATGCTTGATGTGGTTGTCTCCAACCTGCCTGCAGACCTAAATGCTGCGGTTATTATTACTCAGCATATGCCAAAGGGCGGATTTACTGCAGCACTGGCAGCCAGGCTTGATAGAATATCCCCGCTTCGTATAAAAGAGACAGAAAATGGTGATATTCTCAAACGTGGTATGGTCTTCATCTCTAAAGCCGGATATCATACAATTGTCTCTTCATACCTTGATAAGGGTGGGATACAGGGAGGAAAGATCGTTCATGCTGATTCACCTCCTGTTCATAACGTGAAACCGGCAGTTGACAAGACCTTTGTTTCTGCTGCACAGGTATTTGGCGGGCGGAGTGTCTCTGCAATCTTATCTGGGATGGGTAATGATGGTGGAGAAGGGACTGAAGCCATCAAGAAAGCAGGAGGAGTAACCATTGTATGCAGACAAGAGGATTGTCTGGTATATGGAATGGCAAGGTCTGCACTTCAGCGTGAGGCTGTTGATCATGTTCTACCTCTGAAAAACATTCCCGGAAAGATCGAAGATTTTGTTAAAAGCATCTCAGGGTGA